The genome window TGAACCTGTCCAGACCAGTGTCCGTTACACCAAAGACAGATTCAAGTCAAAGTAATAGCACGTGATCGTTAGTGACTTTAACCAAGGCCGTCTCAGTACTGATGGGGGTCAAAGAGGTTATTAACCATTAAATGATTGTGCAGTTGGGAAGCAACAACACACTCTAAAATTTTagccaaaaacaaaagtctagttacttttttttttttttttctttaggtaGTTTTAAAgactatagtttttattttaatctcaattataattataaaagtaCATCAAGTtttactaaatgaaaatgagaaatgttaccttgtttctttttttaatttcatttaacattttctttCAAGTAATAAAGATCTTTCTGATTTTAGTTAACTTTAATAACCTTGATTCATCACATTACAGGATTTCATGGTTCATAAAGCACTTTTCTATAGGTACTGTATCCAAGACCTCTAATTCCAATAGTGTAGCCGTATACTACAAGAGTCTGTTAAAAAACAGCAGTGCAGTTGCACTCTCATCAGTACTTACGTGATGAACAGAATCTGCCAGGTTCCCCAGGTGCACCCTCTTCTCACACAAATCCCTCAGTAGATTGATACCTAAATGAAGTACGGAAAGAGTCAAAATTGATAGCTACACAAACTGAGACAGAGGTACAGATCACAGCATGGTGCAATGCAGACACACACCTTTGCTCCTGCTAAGCCAGTATTTCTGTTCCCATTGGTTGAGGAGGATATTGAGGTAGCGCGGTTGCTCAAAGAAGCGGAGGTACCGGGAGGAAGCATGAGAGGGAAAAACTCGCTCAAAATCTCCTTTACGACTCAACTCATCCTCACTCTCTGCCAGGACACGCACATCATCAGGTGTCAGCACATCCAAGATTGTGGCACAGAAATcctacacacaaaaacatatttcattaaaattaagtGACCATCAGTGATAAGTATATGATAAAGACAGGGTGTGTTGGAGTACCTGGTCCCCAAAGCGCTGGCTCAGATAAAAAGCTCTCTTTACTTTCTCATCAGTCGAAATGTCTGATCGCCATCTATCTCGCACCACTCCACATAAACTGAATGAAATAGAATAAAACTTCAATAAGAGGCAAAAAGAAATCATTCAAGAATAtcaagaaataaattaataatatagaCTTACACTACGGTTCAAAAGTATGGGgttgataaaatgtttttgaaagaagtctcatgcacaccaatgctgcatttattggaccgaatatacagtaaaaatactaatattgtgaaatattattccaatttcaaataactgttttctagtttaatatattttaaaatgtacttttttttcccctctgattgcaaagctgaattttcagcatcattactccagtcttcagtgacaCACGATCCTTCcgaaaacattctaatatgctgatttgctgctcaagaaacatttcttattagcaatgttaaaaacagttgtgctgcttaatatttttgtagaaaccgcCATACATTTTTCAGGACTCAGgattactgacccaaaacttttgagtGGTAGTGTATAAATGTACAGCAATATAAAAGTCAAAACAGAAATTTTTAAACACAATGTAAAACCAGAACTGACCTGCTGGTGGAGCTGCTGGCGCTGGAACTGGATGGCGCACTGTCTTCTCTCAATGGCAAGACAAAGCCAGCGAGGTTCAGCAGGTCCCGTATCATCTGACCCTTGATGCTGACGTCCAGCGGTGTGTTCGAATGCAGGCTATAGAGAGGAAGACGAAACATTATTATAACGATATTTGGTACAGATGGCAGgattctgtggaacacaacagctgggaaaaataaacattttgaaacCAAATGAACATCTTTTATGGGGAAAAAATCCTCTGGCTCAGTGCATTTATAAGCAGTACTAGTGACGCTATTTGAGAACTTATTATTtagtgtacatttatttattatagtcCATAAGAGTCACCCTCCTTTGTGTGCCAAATAAACACTGTAGTAACTAAAGGCTTGACCTAAAGTTGCCTGACAACTATAAACAGCTTCAGCTGTAGGATTTCCTATATGCTGTACCTGGGTGAGATGTTCACCTCCAGCACCCATGGCTTCAGATTCTCATCCAACATGATGTCAAAGCCAAACAGCTCATGACAGCTATAGGGAGAACGTACATGCATCTTCACCAGAGAGTTCACATAGGGGTCAGACCTGCCAGAGGAAGAGAGACAATGATACACTGAGGTTCAGTTTAGAGGAACATAGTGTGCACATACACAAGGACAGTCTGCAAACAGAGAACTAAACTAGAAATACGGGACACTTACGCAATGATGGTTTTGATGACCATATCTTTGATTTTCTCCCAGATGAGAGTGGTGTTGATACCCTGAGAGCCCAAGTACTGCCACAGTGCCTTCAAAGCCCTGCATTAAATAAAACCTCAATCATTAGACTATAGTACAATTCTTCTAATATTTTACTTATAATGGTTACCATGAGGCCATGAGCTGGCTGCTGATTAATTCACAAAACAACTTACAAGTACAGGACAGACTCACTCTGAATTCCTGTAATAACTCTTTATTCTTACCATTTATGGCCCTGACAGGCCTTGTCATCGCTGTTACTCTGATACTCAGAGTTCTTCTTATTTACACTGTAGTTTGTAAGGTGCATAAACTTGTTGCTGAGGGTCTTCATAGAAGGAGAgtatctgttttaaataaaaatcagaaaagACCAGTTTAAATGAGCAAACTCAACACATTTGAGaatttttaaatgctttgcTGAATGACATATACTCACTTGCAGCTTGCAAAACGTACAAGTCCATCGTTAAAGATGTAAACACGGAGTGGGTCGTAAGAAGTCACATACACATAGATGCGTAGATCAAACTTATTCCCACTGATGAGGTAGGGCTTGTGAAGATACCTGCAGAAATACAGACCACATCGTTTAACAGATCAGAAACCACCCTCAACGAGGAATAAAATATGTTCCAAGGTCTTCCAACTAACTTTTGCACGAGGAGCGGTCTCTTGCGTGGCATTTGGCTCCACTTGTGAATGACTTGAATGCCAATTCCACGAGCAGATGCAGGCTAAATGCGAGAAACGGCAGCACGTCAATGACAAGAATCTCAGAAAGTAATTTCACAACAACTCTAGTAATGTAACGGTACCGGTTTGACAATCCATTTCTGCTTGCTGCCTCCATCCTCCCAGGCCTTCCTCAGCAGCTTGATATCCTGTGGGAGAATGAAGGAGCGTGGGAAGAAGCCAAACTCCCTTTTGCCAAAGCGTGCCTGCATCTTGGAAAGGTTCCTCCAAAGTCGGTCCTTCCGGCCGATCTGAAAGGAGCCTGGAAAGTGGTTCAGCTGCCAAACAGAAATGCATGCTTGTTAATACTCAGCTGACAGGAAGTATTATGCAATTATGAAAGGTATCAAAATAATACCAGCAACTTGACAGATCATTGCCAGGTCATTAAATATGAGATTTTTATTACACAATGGTAATACATGGATGATAAAACACTAAATCTTACCTTCTGAAACTCTCTAATAGCCTTGAACCCTGGTGACTTCATATGGTGACCCCAGCAGCCCAGCCAATCATGACTCTCTAGAATTAAGAGCAGCACATGACACAACAGACTGCAGACCGTAGGCTGGTATACATGACAACTTTTGCACAATCTGGACAAGCAAGCACTAGCTGCTGAAAATCAGagccagtctgcagattttgggcAGTCAGAGTAGgcagatttcacagaaaaattACGCACTGTATGATGGACACAGACTTAGATTTGTTTGGCTTCAGACTATAATTCCAACCAGTCAGAGGATattaaacatgtttgatatttagtgAGTTCAGAACACATATCGatttaatttgcattttcatacaTTTCTTTTCTTATCTAGATTGATTCATAATCTAGTTGTCAAATAAACCTGGCATAGTATAGTAGTAATATTGTCGGCTCCTTGATGAATGGCTTTGTTCCGCtcttgtaagtcactttggataaaagtgtttgctaaatacaaaaatgtaaacgTAATGTCCTAGTAACAAGGCGCATGTTTCTGAGAgagtttgttgtgtttggaaggacatgaaaGTCTGGTAGTGTGTGAGCCGCAGTCATTTAGTGTATGATGCCCAGTTTTTCCTCTGTAACCATTTATAAGTGAATGATGCCTAgcattttaaaatctgtttagatttaaaaagtcatgtagtgtattccagccttaaagggttagttcaatgcaaatttctgtcattaattactcaccatcatatCGTTCcgaacctgtaagaccttcattcatcttctgaacacaaattaagatatttttgatgaaatccaagagtttttttccccccaatagaaagcaacataattacagTCATTcaagttaaaatagtcaatgtacagtggttcatccttaatgttatgaagcgacgagaatactttgtgcgcaaaattgttatttttgttttgtttttgcgcacaaaaagtattcttgtcacttcataacattaacgttgaaccactgtagtcacacggactactttaacgatgtctttaatacttttctggaccttaaatgatggaaattacgttgctttctatggttgataaaaaaaaacctttcatatttcatcaaaaatatctcaatttgtgtcccgaagatgaacaaaggtcttatgggtttggaacgacttgagggtgcgtacttaatgacagaaatttcatttttgggtgaactaactctttaatgcaAGCAGAAAACTACTCTACTTGAACATCGCTAAAACCAACATCCCAAAACAGCAGCTTTCAACTCACTTTTGGTAGCCTTGAAATGTGATCTGGAGATGGTGTTTTTCACCACATTGGGAGTGACTGTAGTTATCTTCCATTTAAGTAGCTTCCTCTGTTCAGCAGGCAACAGCTCCACTGTGAAGCGTGAAGAAAATGTTACAACACTGTGTTTAAAATAGAAGAgctgttatttaaaatgtatttaatgtatttaatgatCTGTTTATATTGTCAAATTTGTGTCTGACAGTGGTAATAACGAATCCTAGTGTAATTTAAATGAAAGACGCATTTAAAGTCAGAGCTTTTGTGTGTGCCAACCTCTTTCATTGGCAGTGCTGAAGTACAGAGTGGAGGGCATGTGAGGGAAGAGACTGAGAACAAGTGCGGGTCTCTCCACCAGATCCCCCTCCGCATCAGGACAAATGGGCTCCTCcacactaaataaaataaataaaaaaaaaaaaaaaacattagcagGCCCACAACAGAATCTACACACTTAGAAAGATCTACACATTCGCTGAcacttaatttattaaacattatggCTCAAAGATGCTTTCAGCTGCCAATAACAGTGTAATACTCTCAGCTCAACATACagaattactgaaaaaaaaaaaaaaacagcacaaaaaacTGCAACTCCATCTGACATATCACAATTGCAATATGATCACAAAATGGGTAAGAATTTGAGATGCAAAATACTTTTAAAGGTTCTTGTACTGTTTTAAGGATCCGTCAACAGCCAGCTTCCTCGTATAAAAATAAACCACTTCAGATAGAGACTCCAATAAGAAACTTCGCAAATGATATTTAAATCTGACACGCAGACAAACATACAACATAATAAGTCAACTTAATAAATTAGTGGAAAACGGATTTAGAAAAACAACGTAACTCACGTGACAGTCATGTAGAACCGCTGAGGTTGATTCAAAATGGGCCTTTTACACTCAACATGAGCATTTACTTTGAGTGGGAAAAGCAAAACCAGAAAACAACTACTACAAACGAACCCATCAGCGGGACGTCACTCATGACAATGGCTCCACGGGCCTGACACAATTCACTAGAGActcattttcctgttatagaGGGATAGTTCTACTTCTATCACACAAGAACAATTGTGGGACCTTTCTACAGGCCTCTGGCTTTAAAGCTTTTCTCTGACAGCAACCActagaacaaacaaaaaacggTCAGGTCCTCCTCTGTGTGTTGGTCATCACCATGGTAATGTCAGGTGACTAGAAGAGAAACATGTAAAGTTATAAGAAAAAGTATATAAGAGATGTAATCTAGCTTACATAGTCAGCCTTACTTTGCACTCAAAATCTCTGTCAAAAGTAAGCCTTTGGCAGATCACCAGCAACCAGCACAAAGCCAGGATTAGCTAACAGAAAGAGATCTTTGAATCagcaaaaagataaaaaaaagaaaagaaaaaaagtgggGATTTGCCAAATACTGTAGCTGAACTAAACTTCTGATGAAAAACTCAGAAAGACCTCAGTGTTTACAGGgaatattttgtggaaaatgtaTCACTCGAATACACCTTTCATGGTAAAATTCAGCCCCTTGGATTTTATATAGACTATAATGTTCTCACATACACTAGTACCGTTTAAacgtttggagtcagtaagatttatttttgaaagaaagaaataattttattctagaatgatgcattaaattgaccaaaagtgacagcaaagacatttaatgTTACCAAAGACAacttctatttatcaaaaaatatttagaattatttctgaaggatcttgtgacactgaagactatgAAAACTTTGCCATCacgggaataaattacattttaaaatatatattcatatatattttatatatgaatatattgcaACAAACGTCACAAGgttgaaacaaaaaaaacatttctttctgtAGTCATGGTCAGCATGCTTTGGAAGAGACTAGGAAGGTAGAGAAAGTTTTTATAAGAAGACTAGAGTGAGAGTAATGATTATTATGGGATGTAGAGAAGAAGATGACACTGAAGTATTCATGActggaaaaaagaaataaggaggccttataataatttgttcacTTAACCAATCTTTGTTCTATGATAAATTAATATGCATGACTGTACTAATCATGCATATTAGGCTACCAGGGTTTGTGATTAAAACCTTGCTCAAGTTTTACCATTAAGTGGTCTAACATCACTTTACAGGTGGGTTTCCACCACAATTTCAAGAGAGTTAAGAAACAATGTAAAACAGTGAGATTCGTCCTTATATTCTgaatattttaaagataaaagtCTAATTACTTGGACAAGGCTGCCATAGACGTTGTTGAGGAAACATCACAATCATCTGAGgagcaaaaaaaacatattatatttgATGAAAACACAGACAATGGCAAAATGTAACACAAATAAATTCTGCTAAAAGAGTTCTGACAACACAGGTTCATGTATGCTGAGGAAAAAAGCAGTTGTTACCATCATCACTGAAGTCATTCTCCAGCTGATCTGGAAGCTCCTCCTCATCGACATCTAGTATCATTGCCTGTCTGAAAAGTGAAATACAATGCAGAAATAAAATGGACATCCGACACGTGACTTTTATATGAGGAGCACAATATTTAGGTGCTCTAAAAGCTGCAAAATGCaaattatttgttcattcaagttgtttttttaatcactcaaaacttttattcagcaaggatgaattaaattgatcaaaagtgacaatgaagaaatttataatgttacaaaagatttccttttcaaacaaatgttgttctttcaaactttctattcatcaaagaatcctgaagacGTATAtgatttccacagaaatattgagcagcacaacagttttcagttaataataagaataaatgtttcttgagcagcaaatcagcatatcagaatgatttctgaaggatcatgtgacactgaagactggagtaatgattctgaaaattcagctttgccatcacaggaataaattactttaaaatatattgaaacagaaaagttattttaaattttaataccatttcacaatatatctgttttttttatgtgaagaaactttttcatgaaaataaaaaaaaaatctttttttttaccccCAAATTTTGAAAAGTATTGTATATATAAAGCGTCAATCAATAAATGCACACACCTCTGAATCTCTGGATTATCCTCCTCCTCTCCTTTAAGTGTTATGGGGCTTGTGTCCATCTGAGAGGCCTGACAACTTTTCTCTTTTGTGAGATGAATGGCAGATATCTGGTTTGTTACTGTGTAAACAGACGGCGAGTGAGGAGAGGCCATATTGTGGCTAGTCACCTCTGGAATGGCACAATCACCTCTATCTGTCTTACTATCACAAACAACAGCAGAGGGGCACTTCTCATCCATTAAATCAAAACTGAGGGCACCGTTGGTTTCCATGGGTGTAAAACAAGACTCCGTATCTTCATTAATAAGGCAGATGGGCACAGTACTATCTGTGAGATGTTTTACGTTGCTCAGACCATTGAGGGTCCTGTGTCTTGCATGTACATTGTGTTTTTGCACAGCGGTGGTGGTGAACTCTGCCTCAGAGCTGATTTTTGTCACTCTCTGAGAAGCTTCACCGTGTCCTACACAGCAATCCAGCTCATTTTCTCTACTGTCTTCCACTACGATCTTCTCAAACTGCCTCAAATCCTTGGCCGCCTGGTTCAAAAGCACATCCGTGCATATGTCTTTCAAAGGCACGCTCGGTTGGGGAGGTTTCGTTGCATCTGCTTTGAGGCCTCGTGAATATGTTCCATTGCAACCGGTAATGACATTGGCAGGACTGTGCAGGTCATTGGTCTCTTGTTTGGAGTACGAGGGCATTTTGGCATTTGGGGGCCGCATAACTCCATTGCTGTTATCCCTGAGCTTGTTGCTCGTCCAAGGCAAAGACTGATTAGTAGGCATGATTTTCTCAATTACAAACCTTTGAGAAGACGACTTGGGTGGGGAGGGACAGGCAGGACAG of Ctenopharyngodon idella isolate HZGC_01 chromosome 9, HZGC01, whole genome shotgun sequence contains these proteins:
- the ttll4 gene encoding tubulin polyglutamylase TTLL4 isoform X1, yielding MASSGAEDVRNGASRPALIVQAKSAVVHSPNARISFNTERKRLQGGAGDSLPQPNVRVLYDQPYCVSGIPTQRAYPHVPTIRVSRVQSTSASSLNGASNGLRTHSVRSKSLPHINAAPAACHSHRQPHWNLDSFRFKSGLLGKRAFSPQLSVCPACPSPPKSSSQRFVIEKIMPTNQSLPWTSNKLRDNSNGVMRPPNAKMPSYSKQETNDLHSPANVITGCNGTYSRGLKADATKPPQPSVPLKDICTDVLLNQAAKDLRQFEKIVVEDSRENELDCCVGHGEASQRVTKISSEAEFTTTAVQKHNVHARHRTLNGLSNVKHLTDSTVPICLINEDTESCFTPMETNGALSFDLMDEKCPSAVVCDSKTDRGDCAIPEVTSHNMASPHSPSVYTVTNQISAIHLTKEKSCQASQMDTSPITLKGEEEDNPEIQRQAMILDVDEEELPDQLENDFSDDDDCDVSSTTSMAALSNVEEPICPDAEGDLVERPALVLSLFPHMPSTLYFSTANERVELLPAEQRKLLKWKITTVTPNVVKNTISRSHFKATKKSHDWLGCWGHHMKSPGFKAIREFQKLNHFPGSFQIGRKDRLWRNLSKMQARFGKREFGFFPRSFILPQDIKLLRKAWEDGGSKQKWIVKPPASARGIGIQVIHKWSQMPRKRPLLVQKYLHKPYLISGNKFDLRIYVYVTSYDPLRVYIFNDGLVRFASCKYSPSMKTLSNKFMHLTNYSVNKKNSEYQSNSDDKACQGHKWALKALWQYLGSQGINTTLIWEKIKDMVIKTIIASDPYVNSLVKMHVRSPYSCHELFGFDIMLDENLKPWVLEVNISPSLHSNTPLDVSIKGQMIRDLLNLAGFVLPLREDSAPSSSSASSSTSSLCGVVRDRWRSDISTDEKVKRAFYLSQRFGDQDFCATILDVLTPDDVRVLAESEDELSRKGDFERVFPSHASSRYLRFFEQPRYLNILLNQWEQKYWLSRSKGINLLRDLCEKRVHLGNLADSVHHWSSKSYHGHRSQLARSSVLVSQRSDAEDEDLSDREVQSVTMSLPDMSLLSTVSLSPSPTSSSSLVSDSLPSHDDL
- the ttll4 gene encoding tubulin polyglutamylase TTLL4 isoform X3, translating into MPSTLYFSTANERVELLPAEQRKLLKWKITTVTPNVVKNTISRSHFKATKKSHDWLGCWGHHMKSPGFKAIREFQKLNHFPGSFQIGRKDRLWRNLSKMQARFGKREFGFFPRSFILPQDIKLLRKAWEDGGSKQKWIVKPPASARGIGIQVIHKWSQMPRKRPLLVQKYLHKPYLISGNKFDLRIYVYVTSYDPLRVYIFNDGLVRFASCKYSPSMKTLSNKFMHLTNYSVNKKNSEYQSNSDDKACQGHKWALKALWQYLGSQGINTTLIWEKIKDMVIKTIIASDPYVNSLVKMHVRSPYSCHELFGFDIMLDENLKPWVLEVNISPSLHSNTPLDVSIKGQMIRDLLNLAGFVLPLREDSAPSSSSASSSTSSLCGVVRDRWRSDISTDEKVKRAFYLSQRFGDQDFCATILDVLTPDDVRVLAESEDELSRKGDFERVFPSHASSRYLRFFEQPRYLNILLNQWEQKYWLSRSKGINLLRDLCEKRVHLGNLADSVHHWSSKSYHGHRSQLARSSVLVSQRSDAEDEDLSDREVQSVTMSLPDMSLLSTVSLSPSPTSSSSLVSDSLPSHDDL
- the ttll4 gene encoding tubulin polyglutamylase TTLL4 isoform X2 codes for the protein MTVTVEEPICPDAEGDLVERPALVLSLFPHMPSTLYFSTANERVELLPAEQRKLLKWKITTVTPNVVKNTISRSHFKATKKSHDWLGCWGHHMKSPGFKAIREFQKLNHFPGSFQIGRKDRLWRNLSKMQARFGKREFGFFPRSFILPQDIKLLRKAWEDGGSKQKWIVKPPASARGIGIQVIHKWSQMPRKRPLLVQKYLHKPYLISGNKFDLRIYVYVTSYDPLRVYIFNDGLVRFASCKYSPSMKTLSNKFMHLTNYSVNKKNSEYQSNSDDKACQGHKWALKALWQYLGSQGINTTLIWEKIKDMVIKTIIASDPYVNSLVKMHVRSPYSCHELFGFDIMLDENLKPWVLEVNISPSLHSNTPLDVSIKGQMIRDLLNLAGFVLPLREDSAPSSSSASSSTSSLCGVVRDRWRSDISTDEKVKRAFYLSQRFGDQDFCATILDVLTPDDVRVLAESEDELSRKGDFERVFPSHASSRYLRFFEQPRYLNILLNQWEQKYWLSRSKGINLLRDLCEKRVHLGNLADSVHHWSSKSYHGHRSQLARSSVLVSQRSDAEDEDLSDREVQSVTMSLPDMSLLSTVSLSPSPTSSSSLVSDSLPSHDDL